The region CTTGATTCGTTGGCGGCCATCAACCAAGCCAGATGGAAAGGGTATGCAACTCGTTGTTGAGTTTCTGTGGTTGAGATCCTGTGCACCCATCACGTTGTACTGACCAATCAGCAAGCGACTGGTCGACATGATAGCACTGTGAGGCCATCCTGACAGTTTGTTTTTGATGCCAGACTGACAGCCAAATGAGCATACCACGACTTGCACACGATAGCATCATAATCCCATCAAAATCTCCCATCATTCCCACCCAACGAACGAACTTCTCACATGCACCAACATGAGACTTTCGCCTACACATGTCGCCCCACAGTGCTCACCCAGCCCCAGTTCTCTGTCCGAGACACCTGCGCAAAAATTGCTTCGGCATTTCTTGCGCGCGCAAAAATTCAGAGTTTGGGAAGTTTCGATTTTCTGCGCGCAAGAGTTGAAATTTTGCGCGCAGATTGAGGAGAGACAGGTCCGCAAGAATTGTGGCTCTCGCCATGAATTCTACGATTGGGCAGAATACGCGGGTGCGAAAAAGACACAGACCAATAGCATCACCGCATTCGCAACTTCTCTCTCGGCAGCCTGCACCTGGGGTGCATAAGTCACCGCTGTGGAGTAGAAGATGTGGGGCACTGCGCAAGAATTCATGTTTTTGCGCGCAGAAATTCGacatctttttttctcaGGGATCGAGAGGAAAAGCTCCCGAGGGTTGAggcttggtggaggtgatATCTGAGAGGTCTCGGCGTCAAGACCACGTGTTGgtgagaaggggaaaggtCATTTCTATACAGTCATGGTTTTGGAGGtgaccctcaccacctccgggCCACGCTTCTTCTGGGTCTGGTCCGGCGCGACACCTCTTCGCCGCCGGACGGGGGTCGCACTCCCGTGCCGCTGTCTTCAGACTGCTGTCGTGAATCCCGATGTCACTGCTCCGCCGTTTTATATTCAAAAGGATCCCCCAAAAAATACCTCTAACTGAGGATCCTTCAAATGAATCGACTCTGGCTTTGTCATCGCGGATAACACCACAAGCTTCCTGGCCTGCGCGATGGTGACAGTAGGAACGAGTATGAATGCATGTCGACCTTCCGGGCCACCGCGGGTGTCGTCGTTGAACATCCGGAGCGCTGTGCATCTTCACCCAACACATCGCGGGCAGCATCTGGAGCATCCATGCGCTGCTATGACCGCGTATATGAAACGTTGCGTCCCTGCCGTCTGTGCCTCCGGGGAATGAGAAATATCGCGTCCGGATCTTCCCTCAGGTATCATCACCGCCCGCGTATATGAACTGTTGCTTCCGCAACTCTCTCCGGAAGCCAATTGATGCCTCCTCGACGTCTTCGCTCCCGGGCAATGAACTTTATGCTTCCTGGATCACCGCTCCCGACCGCGCATATGAAATGTTGTTTCGGCAACACTCCCCGGGAGATGTTCTGAGGCTTCCCCGACGTTTTCGCGCCACCGGGGGGGAAGAATCCATGCTCCCGGGTCGCCTTTAGGTGTCAACCGTGGAGCGACTGATAGTTTCCGGTCCTGAAAATGCCGCCGGGGAAAAATATTGACCTCCGGATCCAACCTGATGCTGTCGAAAATGTGGAAGTGATTGAGATGGGTTGTCGGAGGCCATAGGGGTTTCCTGGCCAAGTTGTATTATAGAATGGGGCCTGCCACCGCACTCAAGCATGAATATTTGCTTCCGTACCACACAGTTCAACCCGGGGAAGACTCTCCATTCCGCCGTCCCTCTCCGCCTTTCCGCCCTCGGCCAGTCAGCTGCGCGTGGTGGGTGAATTCTGCAACGCGGGAGCAATTCCGTGCCTAACTCTACAACATAGTTCAACCTGGGGAGGTTTGTGTCCTGTCCTTTGCGTGCCATCGCAGTCAACGCACGAAGTCGAGATATCACGCCGGAAAGAATTCCGTCCCACACTTTcccaccctcaacaccactgCTGGAATGACCCCAAACGGGGCATCCGCGGAGAAGCAGTTCCCCATTCCGTGCTGTCCTCTCACATACATCTTATCAATCTACTTTGTCAAGTCCATGTCGAAGTGTTGTATCTTTCCGAGCCAACTCACCCAACCCATCTCGCCAAAAGTTCCCAAGATACCTAACCCATACATTCCCTCGACTTTACTGAACATCCCGCAGGATGTGATGCCTCTTCTCCGCGGGGGTAACCTGGATCTGTCCAGAGCTGCATTTCCTCGGAATCTAGACTCTTTTTCCGCGGAAACGTCTCCTTCCGGGGAGATGCTACAGTCTCGTCTTATCTGCAATTTGAACCCGGCGACaatgttgctgttgcggaTGGGTGACTTGGTGCCCAAACTATACGGTAGATATGCGAATATGTCACGATGCCTGACTGAAACCCTCCTCTCACCCATCTTCTCGCGTTCGTCATTCCCGTCATATCAAAGACCTTCGAAAACATCGCCGAGGTTGTCCACCGGCAGTTGGGTCTGAGAGGCCCAGCCCAACTCCTCCCTAAATCACAGGGTCGAAGCACCTAGACCGCAAATATTCGCGATAGGGGACTCTGTTGAACGCTGCCCGGAGGGCGCGCGGACTTTGGACCCTCCGGTTATCGACGCCCTttctttgctgctgccccaTGGTCACTTGCAAATCATCATTCAGCCCAACAATTGCACAGTTGTCTAGTCAGAGCCGCCTCCCGCCAGTCCACGATTGCCAGTCTTGGGTACGACAGATAGCCCGCCTCAGCTCGCGGTCATTAATCCATTCCCAGCATCCAAAGACCACAAGACAGTTTCACAGACGTCTCGGACAAGAAGCACACGACTTCCCCGGGATCACCAGACTAACactcacaaccaccacccagacAGTCCACCTCCGTTAAACCATTTCTGATCATACAAACTCTCGCATgaatccccccccccgccctcctctcccactctCAACGCTTCCCCTCGGGTGACTTTGGGCTTTTGGGCAAATACCGACTCTTGATCGCATGCCCGATGACGCTCATCCTGCTCCCGATGGTGCCGTCTTGCATTCGGCTCGCGAGGGCTTCTTCCAGGGCTGACTGGGTGACTGAAGCGTCTATTGCACACACACGCACGATTGGTACCGGCTGAAAGAAAGGGTAGGTAGGGATGATGTAAAAActcaccatcaagatcacTAAAACTGCTCCCCATGCTGGGAGTGCCCGTGCCGTCGCTGCCCTCACGGGAAaccccctttcctttctcTCTCAGCTCGGCCGTTCTGCTTCTCGGGGATAGTGTCCCATGAATGTGATCTTGACCGGCAACAGGGTATCTACCCCCACCGGCTGCCAGGGCAGTTCCAGGACGGTGAACGATAGCCGCTGAACTAGCTGATGAATCGGATGTTTGGCTGAACTCGCCACCGCCGGTGACACCAACAGGGGCACCTCTCAGTGTAGCGCCCAAATCCatctgttgttgatgtggggGCGGTAAGAACGCAGGCTCGGgctcatcctcgtcttcttcggcaAGGCCGTCAAATCCAGCGCGGTGGTCGCCGTAAACGGAGAATCGGGGCGGACGTCGAATGATACGGCTCTGGACGGGGGAGTCGTCAGAGTCCGATTCCTCTTCGCTTTCTGAGGCAGCTGGGCTGGCGGAGACAGAAGGCTGGGCGGCGCCGAAGGTGGAGGTGTCATCTTGATCTGTTCCTTCGCGCTGTTGATACGAGAAAGAAGACATGTAACGACCTGTAGATCGGGTGGAGGTGACAGAAGGGGCTGGTCTGATGCCGAGCTGGGTCTGGGTTGGGATAGTAGTGCCGGCGGATGAGTTGCGCGAGACGgcagggcggagagggatggtggtgggcttggcTGCAGAAGGGCCGGCTCCGACGGTGGTGGCATACTCTGCGTCCTGTCTTGGGAGAGGAGCAGACGGAGTATCTTTGCGATCATTGCGCAtagagagagaagaaggagctcTGCCACTGGCCGAACCAGTGCGTCTCAGGGGCTCCGATATCTGAGGATAATGGGTGGTGTGGAAAGAAGGCTCGGCGCCGGGGATGGGTGAAGGAGCAGCAGAACCCCTACCTGTGGCTGCCTTGAGCATCTGAGCGCGGATTTGGCTTGCATGGCGATCTGTGAGGTAGTTTGCCATCTGAATAAGGAAATCGACGGTCACCTCGAATTGTGAAGCTCTATAAGCACACAGTGTTAGTACACACTGAGGTCTTTCATCGACAAGGCAACATGCGGCTCTTACAGCTCGTTCCCTGCCTAGATGTTAGTGACATGCTTCAGATCAAAAGACACAAGAATGAACTGGCTTACAGTTGATATTTCCACCTGAGCGTGAGTTATCGGAGATGATACTCCAAAGCGCGTTTGACTTCTCTTCGTTCCAGTCCATCTATGCCGGCGTCAGTGAGCGAGTCCACAAGGCGGGCACAGTGCGAGCGCGTGCAACGTACCAGCGGCGGATCGACGAAGTCGCCGCGCTTGAAGGGCAAGCGAATGTAGAGCAGGTACTTGGGTTCCTGCGCTATGCTCGCCTGCCCCTTGGTTTCTTTGGGCTCTGGGACCCGGCCCTCTCTCTGTCGTCGTTGCTCCTCCATTTCTTGGAGCTCGGGGAGGAACTGTTCTGGTGACTGTTCCTCGTGGTCTTCCTCTTCAGAGATGGTTTGCAGCCGCGCAGGTCGCTGAGGTTGGCGGCGGGCCGGGACGTTTTCAGCAGGCTCCCAGGCGCTGCTAGCGCCCCCAGTGGGCAGCCTGGGAAACGCAGCTGGGGGGGCCTACAGGCGCCTCGTCGTTGGAGTGATCGGATGACATTTTGGTGGACCGTGCgtggtgttgctgtcgtTGTCGGGGCGCTAGTCCTATATCCAATGTTACTGGTGTTTAGGAAAGTCGGCTACAGCAATATTCCTGGCAGATATTTACTCGGCGGAAAAAGTTCAAGTGGGGCCTGCAAATGCTATTGTTCCAAGCGGGCCTGCTCTTTGCTATTCTTCTAACCGCATATGCCCCATATACACCACAAACagtggcccaagctcccctgGGGCTCCATCCTGTAGTTGCTGGGTAGACAACTTTGGTGGCTTTTGGGGGCCAGATCAAGAATTGGGGTCCTGCAAGCCACTGTGAAAAAATCGCGTCGCATTTTCTCGCAGCTTCGGAGAACAGGCTACAAAGGCTCAACCGGCCCTTTCGCTTTGTGGTCACAGCATATTCGATTCTCACAGCAGCTCTCTTCCTTTGATTCCATTGGCTCCTGCCCTCCCTGCAAAACTTACTCAGCTGTCTTGCTCTCCCTGCGTTCGCCTGAAACCATGGCCCCATTAATCCTACACAACGTGCCAGACGACGAGCTGTACGTAGGAGACGACGGTATCAAGAGACCATATGCCATGGTCTTTCCACAGTCCGTATTTCCCAACCATCTgccacccccctccgccgcGACTGACATGGAGGAACACAGGCAGGATGGCTCGCTGAGAGCGAGGAAGGCAGTCAACGAGACAGGGTCGTTTGGAAAGTCGACGCGACGGGCGAGGTCGAAAACCGCGACGCCTGCGAGAAAAGAAGATCCAACCATAGCCGCTGCCGATAAGATCTTTAGCAACTGGATCGCGAACCAAGCCCCCATCAACCAGGCCCCCGCGCCATCACAAAGCGACAGAGCTGCGCAGAACCAACGGCGTCCAAGTCTTCACCCATCGACTTCTCAGCAGAATCTCTCCCAAAACGACGAGAAGGTACCGCCAGAAGCCAAATTCATCAAGGCCAAAGAGCCAACCGAGGTCATACTGCGAGGGTACCGCTCCGCCCAACAGCAATAtgccgccatcaaccactACGAGCAGCTCGCAGGGAGAATATGCGAGGACTACTCGCGTGACCCCCCAGTGGAGAGCAGGCGATACAAGTCCGAACTCCGGGACCCAGCATTCGCCCGCCGGAAGGCCCTCACCCCAGAAGAACGCGCCAAGGTTAATAAAGCCGACAGTGGGTTGCACTGGGTGAAGGTCACCTTCGAGTCCGCCGAGGCCGCCGAAGCAGCCATCTATGCCTCTCCCCAAATCATCCTAGGTCATCAGGTCTTTGCCGAGCCATACACCGGCCTCCCACCTCCGCGCGACGAAGCCGTTCCCGACCCATCCATAGCCGCCGGCTTCGGCATCCAGCGCACCAACTCCGGCAGACGCCAgtcacaacaacagccccgAGCTGGCACCGCGGCCGCCGCAGGCTTCAACCCAGCCTGGCTCAACCCCGACAGCTTCGACTCTGGGTTCTCCCACACCTCTAGTCACACAGCAGACACCGGCACAGCCGCCTCTACCGACTTTGAGACACAGCCTCTCTCTCGAACCGTCACACCGCCCAACCCATTTGCCTTTGACAATATCGTCGCCGAGCAACCCCGGCAACAAGATAAAGATGCGGATGATTTCTGCCGGCTGATCCCCGAAGTGAGGAAGGTTAAGCTCCTTCCCATGGAACAAGCTCTCCTGCCCGCCCCGTCGGTCGCCCAGCGGGTAGCACACTACGTTCCCTTCATCAGCTGGTTCAACGGCGCCATGATCGGGACTCAGGTCCCACGAACCGAGCTTGGCGAGTTTGACTGGGTGGCTGCGAGTCTGTACTGGAAGtttttgtggtggttggatttcttgtttgggttgtttgggggtgaTATCCGGAAGGCGGCAGACCAGGATGACTAAGAAGGGAGAGCAAAGGAGACAAAGAAGGAGACAGAGATTTTTTTTGGCATGGATTAATGAATTGATAGACAGAGCCCCTGTTGACACTTTTTGCGGCGGAGTTGCATAAATAGGCAGGCGTTTAGGATTTGTTGTTGCGGGCAGTGGTTATTCGTAGTTTTAACTGTTTACACCTAGCGAGGGAAGGGGACAATTGTACAAAAATGAAATGGAGAGATTATGTGTCAAAAAACCAGTCTGGTAACAGTGTATTCGCTATGCTATTGTATGCAGTCAAAAAAACAGCCTCATAGATACTtgtaaacaaaccccctattcgtatcaacaacatcaaatAATCGCCatgcaaaacaaaaaaaaaaaaaaaaacacctcTACACATATCGTCATGTTCTAAAAGGGGTATATCATGTCAATCCaatctctctttctctttctctcgcTCATCCACACAGCATTCACACACCTTGATCACAACACTGGCACCTCAAGGCGAATTCCTTTCTGTGTCGGCCACACTCCAACTACTCTCCTcgcccccaaccctctcctgGGGTTCGCCCAAACTCGTACTCACCAAACTCCTgtccctcaacaacaagtTCCCCGTCTCGCTCGCCAAACTTGacgagctcctcctcttcctcaacccctcgTTCCTCCACGGATGCGCCTCTTCATCGTCGGTTTCCGTCTTgccctcgtcgtcatccttcttctccatcccCACCGGCCCCCCATCATGATCCACCTCCACACTCGTCCCCAACAACCTGTCCGGATTCATCCTCACATGCTGCGGCTGCGGGCTAAAAGGTCTCACCCCCCTGCTCCGATTAAACTGCTGCCCTCCTTGCTGCGTCTCGGCAAAAACactccctccttcctcgtcctTGTCCATGCCCCCCAACGaatccaaccccaccaaacccGCCAAGCTCTGATACCTATCCCCCTGCTGCCCTTCCAGACCCCCTCCAGCAGAAATCAGCAAGCTgtcccccctcacccccctcaccgtccccccttctcccgaGCTATCATTCGCCAGTATTGACTTGGGAGGTAGTATACTGAACAGTTTActctcccccccacctcccacccctccacccccaaactcctTCCCCGGCGATCCCCCCATGACGTgctcccccatcatccccccctccccctcgttAGCAAACAAAtccgcccccctctccaaaacctcctccagcccaccCCCCGTCCACCCTTTGCGTGCCAGGCTCTCAAAGATGTCCACCTCTGCCCGCACAAGAGAGCAACTCGCCTCCACAATCCTCGCACTCGTCTCCTGACTTTCCCTCAGCAGCGTCCTCGCGTGTTCCCCGTGCAAGAACGTCAGCCCGTCTAGTTTGGTGGTCAGCTCGACAAGGTGGTTCCGAAACATGTTCacatccctcctcttctgctTGTGGAGTTTTagtccctccttctcaaggCGGTTGATTTCCTTGCTTTGAACCGCCACGGCAGACGCAtagctctcctcctcgtcctcgaccgCGCCCCGCCATTTATCCAGCTCGTGAAGCAGGGGCACTTCAAAAGAGCGGTAGACCGTCTCGGAGAGGATGTGCTTGTGGTTTGCGACCAGGTGCTGCAGACCAGCCACCGTCAAGAGGGCGTCAGCCGTGCAGGCGTTTTTGCTCATGAcgttgctgttgaggttgagcggtggggggttggcgtTGTTACTGCCTTGGAGGCCGCCACCGGCGTGGAAAGAGCTGGAGAGCGAGCCGCCGACTGTGTTGCCGTTTGCTAACAACCCTGGGTTGATCGGACCGAGCGGTTCGGCGCGGGCTTCTTTGAGGCGGGCGCATGCTTCGAGGGCGGAGCCGAAGGCGCTGGCGGCCGTGGACAGGGAAGCGAGGGCGAGGCGGTAGGCTTTGGCGGTTGTGAGCAAATCGGCGTAGGCAGTTTGGGAGCTTTCGAGGTCGGCTTTGGTGAGGACTGCGTGGGctggtcggggagggggtggtaaGGGGAGGTTGAactgggagagggagggttgggcggtggaggcgtaGGAGTAGGTTGGCGAGcctgggatggggggaagttggcttggagagggggagggtggccgTTGTGGCATCCCcgggggatgggaggaagatTGCATGTTGAAGTTGGTCTCCTATCCCCGTATCATCCGCCGTTTTCCAAATTTTGCGCTTTGCTCTTGTTCCGTCTTTATGACAGTCACCACGCAACAGCTTTGTGGCTGCGGTGAAGGTGAGGGGTCGACTCAGGTGTTTTATTTACTCGGGCACCTATTCGGGATGACGCCCGGGCGGGTTCTCGTCGATCTTAGCGGATGGGGTCTTCCCagtgaggaggggaagataGTAACGTAGGTGGGGCGGTGTGTTTCTTTGAAGTTGAAAAGGTTGGTTTCTTTGATACAATACGGAAAGGTGTAATTATGGACAGATTTCtcagaagaaaagaacagaGACACAGATATGCGACAGCAGAAATCCCAAAGGAAATGACAAAAGTCGGAGAAAACAGCGCCAGCGATGTCGTCGTCAGAGATGTCAAAAGATTCAAGGCAACAAACGGCGCTGCCTCGAGTGGATTTGCTGGGGATGCGCGGCGGGCCAACAGCGGGTCTCGTAGCGGTCCAGGGTCTGATAAGATAGCGGCCGTGGGGTTGCACAGACGTTGTGTCTGCAGGATCACTCTTCAGATCGACACCACATCAACCATGTGGACATGTGCCTGCTGTTTTGAGCAGGTCTGGTGATGAGGCTGGCGACTCCAACTTCATCAGATGGTCAACAAAGTCTTTGAAGcaggtctttttttttgttcttaCCATCGGCCAGTCAAATATGGATTCCACTACTTACATGCAAACGTCAGTCCACCTTCAACATAATTGATGGGCCTTGGAGTGTGTCCTTCATAAAGCTGATATGCATTGTAAGCAATTCTGTTTGCCAGTCGAGACTACCTCTTTGCGCCGTGCCGGATACACTCAACATGTAATAACTACAACTcaggcttctcctccttgcccagCGCAGGGAGTCTTTGCCTCAAGAAGGCCTCGACATCGTCCAGTTCCTCCAAGCACGCCGAATGACCCATATCACTAATAAGACAGTTAGCTATTCACGACTCTTATGGGACAAAGGCGATGTGAGGCTCACGGGTAAATCTTCATCGTGGGCTTATACcccatctccttcaacaaCTCATACGACTTCTTGCCCAACTGTGTGTTCACCACTGGGTCCGAATCGCCATGGGCCATGAAGATGGGAGTGTCTTGGTTCACCTGAGGCTTTGGTACCAACTCGGCAAACTTGAGGCTCAAGACCAGGTATGAAGACAAAGCAACAATGCCAGCCAGCTTCACCTTGGAGGTCAAGCCTGCAAAGATACTCATAGCGCCGCCCTGGGAGAAGCCACCGACAACGATCCGTTCCGCTGGAATGCCGGCATCAATCTCTCTCTGGATCAGGCCGTGAATGTAGGCCTGAGAGATCAAAATGCCCGCCTCATCTTCGTTTTTCCGGAGAGATTCGGCGTTGCCGTCTATCGTGTGCTGTTTATTCGGTCAGTAGGTGAAATGAAACTAGAGAGGGAGTGAAAGAGAACTACATACAATATCATACCATCCTGGCATCTTCATTCCCCAGTTGCAGGTGATTGGAATGTGAGGAGCATGAGGCAGGATGAACTTGACTTCATCGAGACGCTGCCGGCGACGCCAGTTCTCGACCGCCGAGGCCCAACCATGACCGGTGTCACCCAGGCCATGGATGAAAATGACCGTGGCCGTGTGCCTGGCTGTTGcagggaagaggagaggcGGTTGTCTAATGAGGGATGTCATCTTGCTGTTTGTTACTGGTGCTGTCGAAGAAGCGGACCCCGGATTTTTGTTCGTTGGGGGGGCATCCCGTGTCGGAACaaggtgggtggggggggcTGTCCTCCATAACTCTTCTCTATGACTACTCGCTGCAAATATTGTTAGCGCATTCAATCAAATGGCACGTGCCACGCCTGACAAGCCTTTTGTTTGCCCGCTTGTCAGATCAAATCCCAGACAACACTCCCGACTTGCATGGCGTGATTCCTTCTCCACTCACAACGTCGTCTCTCCAGGATGCCGCTCGAAAAGGGAACTGTTGCTTACGAAATTTCGATGGATTCTTACCAAAGCCTTTGAAAGCGCGATGGGAGAGCGAGGTGCCGAATGTGTAAGGCTAGATACTGACGCTAAAATGTGTACACACTCGGTAAAACCTCACCCCCTACTTATTTATGCAGCCTATATATATCTGGCCAGTTGTGTCCACCCCAAGATCTGATAAGAAAGAAGCTCACCATGTTCGACACTTGGGTCCTTCGCCGTCCAGCTTTTTTCATCTTGCCATCTATTGTGATCATCGTAGCTCTTCTTATGAGTGCGTCTTCCCCGGCGTTGTCACTTTTATCTTTGCCACAAATCCTGACGAAGCTCAAGACTTTTTTGCCCGTTTCTTATTTTAATACTCCAACCACTGCGCCTCTATCgaccctctccaccaccccatcggTCTCGTCAACGACAACAATCTCACAACCGCCCAAAATGCCAAAAGCACCAGTGTATTTCTTTAGCCATGGTGGCGTAAGTCTCATTGCCACTCCCTCGTTCAACCTAAATAATTGACAGTGATGCAGCCTGACGTCCAAtacaacaccacccaccccgtCTACCCCGTCCTCCAGTCCATCGGCAAGGAAATCACCCAAAAAGTCAAGCCCTCCGCCGTGGTAGTCTTCTCCGCCCACTGGCAGCCCGAAAACGTCGGCCCAGACGAAATCCACGTCAACAACGCCGAGAAGACCGATCTCATCTACGAGTATGCCACCCTCCGtaccaccccccaccccaccccctgCTTACTTATCATGTCACTAACATAATCCAGCTTCTACGGCTTCCCCTCTCACTTCTACAAAGCaaccttcccctccaccggctCCCCCTCCTTAGCCTCCCacatcatctccctcctcgccaaatCCAACATCCGTGCCAGAGGCCTCTCCCGCGGCCTCGACCACGGCGTCTTCTCCGGCTTCAACGTGGCCTTCCCCCCGGCCTCCAACCCTTTGGCTGTGCCCCTCGTCCAGGTGTCCCTCTTCAACTCGGAAAACCCCCAGGcccacttcctcctcggcgaggCCGTCCAGTCCCTCCGCGAGCAAAACATTGTCATCATCTGCACAGGCATGACGGTCCACAACCTGCGGGACATGCGCCTCGCCTTCGGGCAGCCTCAACCCATGCCGTACGCCGTGTCGTTTGACAATGCCCTCAAGGAGGCTGTCGAGCAGCCTGATGCtgagaagaggaaagaagaaATGGTCAGGGTGTTGAAGAGGCCAGACGCGAGACAGGCGCATCCTTGGATGGATCATTTGATGCCGTTGTATATCGCTGCTGGGGCGGCGGGGGGGGACCGAGGAAGACAGACGTGGACGATGCACGAGGCTAGTTTTGCTTGGGCGCAGTACCGGTTTGGGGAGTTGCCTGAGGAGAAGTAGGGGAATAAGAAGGCGATGTACATAGCAAGTAAAAACATGTAAATAAAACAAAAGCAGTTTAAATTCTATCACGGAGCGGATTTTCCCCTGATAATGGCAAGCCCTTTCTAGTCTGTTTCCCCTTGGCCCTGAAACCCCATCCAAAAGATCACACCATCAAACATTACCAATATTTCTCTCGCTTGAACGACCATGTACGACCCCCTATGCCCCcttacacacacacacaccatgTCACTCACATCCCACAAAACCCACTACAAAAGAAAAATGTGTGCGCCCTACGTCTAACTACAGCTAGCTTGCCGGCCATATCACTTTCCGAGTTCTACAACCTCTAAGATGGccactcccaaccccagatGTCATCAATTACCGCTCCATTAACCCGTGCCAGAATTCCTACTCTTAACCCCCTCATGGAATCAAAGAACCACCGCAACCGTATCATCCATATTTAGatcccccaaaaacaaactCGCCAACATCGACACACCCCCAAAAGCAATACTGCAGTAATAGGCCCAGGGGTATGCATGAGAATAAGCCACCTGACCAGCCGCCACAATCGCATGCCACTGAGCCTCGTTCACAAACGGAAGGTGCTTGATCTCGTTGACCAGCGACGCTCCCGTCATCTGGATGATCTGTTCAATCTTGTCGTGTTCGATCCCAACCTTGACGCAGGTTCCGCCTACAATTTGCATcagctgggggaggagcttCGACACAAAGACGTTGTAGTAGATGGCGTATCCGATAGCACCGCCTACGATTCTGATGGCGATAGTCAAGGCGGTGACTGTAGCAATGACATCGCTGGGGCAGATGATGGCCGTGATTGTCGATGCCGGGACGACAACTCCGCCCACGCCGAGACCAGCAATGAACAAAACACCGTACACGGTCTGAATGTTGTCGACTCTGGCAATGGCCAGCAATCCACAGCCCAGTGTCATCAATGTTGACGAGATGAACAGAATCCACTTGATGTTTCCCTTGAGCCAAGAAAGCATCACCAGGGAGATGACACATCCGGCCATGGTGCCAAAGGCGAAGGGCATACCACGGATACCGACTCCGACGGGACTGGAAAGGGGTCAGCAATGTCCCACCGCTTTCTTGTGTTCAGAGGACTTACTCGTGCCCATACACATTATACGCCTCGCTCGGCCAAATCATCAACACTGAAAAGAAGTTGGCGCCCGAAATGAACGTGATGATGAGAGTCAGCCACAAGGTCCAAGGCGACTT is a window of Podospora pseudopauciseta strain CBS 411.78 chromosome 1, whole genome shotgun sequence DNA encoding:
- a CDS encoding hypothetical protein (EggNog:ENOG503P2JT) — its product is MSSDHSNDEAPPAENVPARRQPQRPARLQTISEEEDHEEQSPEQFLPELQEMEEQRRQREGRVPEPKETKGQASIAQEPKYLLYIRLPFKRGDFVDPPLMDWNEEKSNALWSIISDNSRSGGNINWNELASQFEVTVDFLIQMANYLTDRHASQIRAQMLKAATGRGSAAPSPIPGAEPSFHTTHYPQISEPLRRTGSASGRAPSSLSMRNDRKDTPSAPLPRQDAEYATTVGAGPSAAKPTTIPLRPAVSRNSSAGTTIPTQTQLGIRPAPSVTSTRSTGRYMSSFSYQQREGTDQDDTSTFGAAQPSVSASPAASESEEESDSDDSPVQSRIIRRPPRFSVYGDHRAGFDGLAEEDEDEPEPAFLPPPHQQQMDLGATLRGAPVGVTGGGEFSQTSDSSASSAAIVHRPGTALAAGGGRYPVAGQDHIHGTLSPRSRTAELREKGKGVSREGSDGTGTPSMGSSFSDLDDASVTQSALEEALASRMQDGTIGSRMSVIGHAIKSRYLPKSPKSPEGKR
- the NUP53 gene encoding Nucleoporin nup53 (EggNog:ENOG503P1EY), encoding MAPLILHNVPDDELYVGDDGIKRPYAMVFPQQDGSLRARKAVNETGSFGKSTRRARSKTATPARKEDPTIAAADKIFSNWIANQAPINQAPAPSQSDRAAQNQRRPSLHPSTSQQNLSQNDEKVPPEAKFIKAKEPTEVILRGYRSAQQQYAAINHYEQLAGRICEDYSRDPPVESRRYKSELRDPAFARRKALTPEERAKVNKADSGLHWVKVTFESAEAAEAAIYASPQIILGHQVFAEPYTGLPPPRDEAVPDPSIAAGFGIQRTNSGRRQSQQQPRAGTAAAAGFNPAWLNPDSFDSGFSHTSSHTADTGTAASTDFETQPLSRTVTPPNPFAFDNIVAEQPRQQDKDADDFCRLIPEVRKVKLLPMEQALLPAPSVAQRVAHYVPFISWFNGAMIGTQVPRTELGEFDWVAASLYWKFLWWLDFLFGLFGGDIRKAADQDD
- a CDS encoding hypothetical protein (EggNog:ENOG503NY68; COG:S), translated to MQSSSHPPGMPQRPPSPSPSQLPPIPGSPTYSYASTAQPSLSQFNLPLPPPPRPAHAVLTKADLESSQTAYADLLTTAKAYRLALASLSTAASAFGSALEACARLKEARAEPLGPINPGLLANGNTVGGSLSSSFHAGGGLQGSNNANPPPLNLNSNVMSKNACTADALLTVAGLQHLVANHKHILSETVYRSFEVPLLHELDKWRGAVEDEEESYASAVAVQSKEINRLEKEGLKLHKQKRRDVNMFRNHLVELTTKLDGLTFLHGEHARTLLRESQETSARIVEASCSLVRAEVDIFESLARKGWT
- a CDS encoding hypothetical protein (COG:I; EggNog:ENOG503NZH9; MEROPS:MER0200434) — encoded protein: MEDSPPHPPCSDTTNKNPGSASSTAPVTNSKMTSLIRQPPLLFPATARHTATVIFIHGLGDTGHGWASAVENWRRRQRLDEVKFILPHAPHIPITCNWGMKMPGWYDIHTIDGNAESLRKNEDEAGILISQAYIHGLIQREIDAGIPAERIVVGGFSQGGAMSIFAGLTSKVKLAGIVALSSYLVLSLKFAELVPKPQVNQDTPIFMAHGDSDPVVNTQLGKKSYELLKEMGYKPTMKIYPDMGHSACLEELDDVEAFLRQRLPALGKEEKPEL
- a CDS encoding hypothetical protein (COG:I; EggNog:ENOG503Q3M6) — protein: MFDTWVLRRPAFFILPSIVIIVALLMSASSPALSLLSLPQILTKLKTFLPVSYFNTPTTAPLSTLSTTPSVSSTTTISQPPKMPKAPVYFFSHGGPDVQYNTTHPVYPVLQSIGKEITQKVKPSAVVVFSAHWQPENVGPDEIHVNNAEKTDLIYDFYGFPSHFYKATFPSTGSPSLASHIISLLAKSNIRARGLSRGLDHGVFSGFNVAFPPASNPLAVPLVQVSLFNSENPQAHFLLGEAVQSLREQNIVIICTGMTVHNLRDMRLAFGQPQPMPYAVSFDNALKEAVEQPDAEKRKEEMVRVLKRPDARQAHPWMDHLMPLYIAAGAAGGDRGRQTWTMHEASFAWAQYRFGELPEEK